From the genome of Saccharicrinis carchari, one region includes:
- a CDS encoding DUF1573 domain-containing protein: MKKIILFTFAMLWATVSWGQHTKPSFSFAETIFDFGAIKEEAGKVSHSFTFTNTGSLPLVIHNVRASCGCTSPEWSKKPIVPGGKGFVKVTFDPANRPGNFNKTITVTANTENANTVLRITGNVSPRPKTLKDLYPRSVGPLRFKSTHISFTRIGPKESKSEEVDLVNTSDKPVSIDFERVPKHLAIQAQPKTLKPGEKGKITAIYDASAKNDWGFVYDQIFLKLDGEVNYKNRLSVNANIQEDFASWSKEEKDKAAKVSIDNKVFNFGEISQGEKATHTYSIVNEGKSNLIIRKVKASCGCTAIKPDKTVIAPGEKTAITAEFNSAGRTGRQNKSITVITNDPLQSNILLRIQGTVK; this comes from the coding sequence ATGAAGAAAATTATTTTATTCACGTTTGCAATGCTTTGGGCAACAGTTTCTTGGGGGCAGCACACCAAACCCTCCTTTTCGTTTGCAGAAACAATTTTCGATTTTGGCGCGATAAAAGAAGAAGCAGGAAAAGTTTCGCATTCCTTTACATTCACCAATACGGGCAGTCTGCCTTTGGTAATTCATAATGTGAGGGCTTCATGTGGATGCACATCGCCCGAGTGGAGCAAAAAACCTATTGTGCCCGGTGGCAAGGGCTTTGTAAAGGTAACCTTTGATCCGGCAAACCGTCCGGGAAATTTTAATAAAACCATTACCGTTACCGCCAATACCGAAAATGCCAACACGGTGCTGCGTATTACCGGAAATGTGAGTCCACGGCCTAAAACGCTTAAAGATTTATACCCGCGCAGCGTGGGACCTTTGCGCTTTAAAAGCACCCACATTAGTTTTACGCGCATCGGACCAAAAGAAAGCAAAAGCGAAGAGGTTGATTTGGTTAACACTTCGGACAAACCGGTGTCAATCGACTTTGAAAGGGTGCCAAAGCACCTGGCCATACAAGCGCAGCCAAAAACTTTAAAGCCGGGCGAAAAGGGTAAGATAACGGCTATCTACGATGCTTCGGCCAAAAATGATTGGGGCTTTGTTTACGATCAGATTTTCTTAAAACTGGACGGTGAGGTCAACTACAAAAACCGATTGAGTGTAAATGCCAATATTCAGGAGGATTTTGCCAGTTGGAGTAAAGAAGAAAAAGACAAGGCAGCAAAAGTCAGCATCGACAATAAAGTTTTTAACTTTGGTGAAATTAGTCAAGGCGAAAAGGCTACCCATACCTATTCTATCGTCAATGAAGGGAAGTCGAACTTAATTATCCGGAAAGTAAAGGCATCATGTGGCTGTACGGCTATCAAGCCGGATAAAACCGTTATTGCACCCGGCGAAAAAACAGCAATAACAGCAGAATTTAATTCGGCAGGCAGAACAGGCCGACAAAATAAATCGATAACCGTTATCACTAACGATCCTTTGCAAAGTAATATATTGTTGAGGATTCAAGGTACGGTTAAGTAA
- a CDS encoding TlpA disulfide reductase family protein yields the protein MKKLLWMALVAITFAACQPSTFTINGTVEGITDGKAVLNKLTEGRPVAIDTAEIVEGKFTFTGSVDEPQLYLIFIDNNRNPIVFFGENAKMNIVVNPEKMQEAVVTGSTINDIYSSFVKNVPGQARLEQINQEYQKASGTGDEVKVEALREEVSELMEEQKAYFLDFIKNNTDNVVGAHMALQAMSEFEMSEFEELVAEFEASIGDSKYVTDLKNALEPMRQAAEAEKATSIGASAPDFTLESVEGNDVALSSLQGKYLLVDFWASWCGPCRQENPNVVKAYKKYADKGFDVLGVSLDRDSAAWRKAIVDDGLTWTQVIDGDGSVANTYGVTGIPFTLLLDKEGNIIAKNLRGKQLEERLAELLN from the coding sequence ATGAAAAAATTATTATGGATGGCGCTTGTTGCCATTACTTTTGCAGCGTGCCAGCCATCAACCTTTACCATCAATGGAACCGTTGAAGGAATAACAGATGGAAAAGCAGTATTAAACAAACTAACAGAAGGGCGACCCGTAGCCATAGATACGGCTGAAATAGTTGAAGGAAAATTTACTTTTACAGGTTCGGTAGATGAGCCACAGTTGTACCTTATTTTTATTGATAATAATCGTAACCCCATTGTGTTTTTCGGCGAGAATGCGAAGATGAATATTGTGGTTAACCCTGAAAAAATGCAGGAAGCCGTTGTAACAGGATCTACTATCAATGATATTTATTCTTCGTTTGTGAAAAATGTTCCGGGACAAGCGCGATTGGAGCAGATAAATCAAGAGTACCAAAAAGCAAGTGGTACGGGCGACGAAGTAAAAGTGGAAGCACTACGCGAAGAGGTGTCGGAGTTGATGGAAGAGCAGAAAGCGTATTTTCTTGATTTTATCAAAAATAACACGGATAATGTGGTGGGTGCACACATGGCCTTGCAGGCTATGAGCGAATTTGAGATGAGCGAGTTTGAAGAGCTTGTAGCTGAGTTTGAGGCAAGTATTGGTGATAGTAAATATGTTACCGACCTTAAAAACGCTTTGGAACCGATGCGACAAGCAGCGGAGGCCGAAAAAGCGACCAGCATTGGGGCCAGTGCTCCTGATTTCACTTTAGAGTCCGTTGAGGGTAATGACGTAGCTTTATCGTCGCTGCAAGGAAAATATTTATTGGTAGATTTTTGGGCTTCGTGGTGTGGGCCTTGCCGTCAGGAAAATCCTAACGTGGTAAAAGCTTATAAGAAATATGCCGACAAAGGCTTTGATGTACTTGGCGTATCGTTGGATCGTGACTCTGCAGCCTGGAGAAAAGCCATAGTGGATGACGGATTGACCTGGACTCAGGTAATAGATGGCGATGGTTCTGTTGCCAACACTTATGGGGTAACGGGTATTCCTTTTACATTGCTGTTAGATAAAGAAGGTAATATTATAGCAAAAAACCTTCGCGGCAAGCAGCTCGAAGAAAGATTAGCCGAGCTATTGAATTAA
- a CDS encoding DUF3108 domain-containing protein gives MRNWKCVVYKQGYMVIWAILLGVLPFSVKGQCEVKNYTFKAGETVTYHAYYNWHFIWLNAGIVHFSVQNKTYNERDAWFLSAYGRTYKGYDKFMKVRDTFEVFVDKEQFAPLYFNRVTNEGSTKAHHKYWFNHDSRTIKTQIKKDDSSIFKEGTIALEDCTADLLSMVYKARNINYSTYKVNEKIPITMIVDGKIHHLFIRYLGKEIIKNRDGRKFRCLKFSPLLVPGTIFKSGEDMVVWVSDDNARVPIIVEAKVLIGSVKAVFVDAVGLRNPIEAEVLD, from the coding sequence ATGAGAAATTGGAAATGTGTAGTTTATAAACAAGGTTATATGGTGATATGGGCCATTTTGCTTGGTGTTTTGCCGTTTTCGGTCAAGGGGCAGTGCGAAGTGAAAAACTACACTTTTAAGGCGGGCGAAACGGTTACTTACCATGCTTATTACAATTGGCATTTTATATGGCTCAATGCAGGTATTGTTCACTTCTCGGTACAGAACAAAACCTATAACGAACGGGATGCCTGGTTTTTATCGGCTTATGGCAGAACCTACAAGGGCTACGATAAATTTATGAAAGTGCGCGATACTTTTGAGGTGTTTGTGGATAAGGAGCAGTTCGCCCCCTTGTATTTTAATCGGGTAACCAATGAAGGAAGTACCAAAGCCCACCATAAATATTGGTTCAATCACGACAGTCGGACCATTAAAACCCAAATAAAAAAAGATGACTCCTCAATTTTTAAGGAGGGAACAATTGCACTTGAAGATTGCACAGCCGATTTACTTTCGATGGTGTACAAGGCCCGGAACATTAATTATAGCACTTATAAAGTCAACGAAAAAATACCCATCACAATGATTGTTGACGGTAAAATTCACCATTTATTTATTCGTTATCTGGGTAAAGAGATCATCAAAAACCGCGACGGTAGGAAGTTTCGATGCTTAAAATTTTCACCGCTTCTGGTGCCCGGAACCATCTTTAAGTCGGGCGAAGATATGGTTGTTTGGGTAAGTGACGACAATGCCAGGGTTCCTATCATTGTAGAGGCCAAAGTGCTTATTGGTTCGGTTAAGGCCGTTTTTGTGGATGCCGTGGGGCTGCGTAATCCGATAGAGGCCGAAGTGTTAGACTGA
- the meaB gene encoding methylmalonyl Co-A mutase-associated GTPase MeaB: MRNKNHHHIENDQNFKNLKVNKGISHSETVNEAAAQRFLKKSRKMPGIDAFFEGIRKGDITLLSQAVTLVESSLPEHQRIAQQIIERCLPYSGKSIRLGITGVPGAGKSTTIEALGMHIIRQGGKLAVLAIDPSSERSKGSILGDKTRMEELSAEKNAYIRPSPSAGSLGGVARKTRETIILCEAAGFDTIFIETVGVGQSETAVHSMVDFFLLIMLSGAGDELQGIKRGIMEMADAIAINKADGDNVERAKLAKRQYTNALHLFPPTKSGWVPQVSTCSALNKTGIPQIWDMVNEYVKKTQANGYFAHRRNEQSQYWMFESINENLKSNFYNNPQIANLTQTYKQKVLNEEMSSFTAANELLNKYFKTIK; this comes from the coding sequence ATGCGTAATAAAAACCATCATCATATCGAAAACGATCAAAACTTTAAAAATTTAAAAGTCAACAAAGGTATTTCCCACTCGGAAACGGTAAATGAGGCTGCAGCTCAACGTTTTTTGAAAAAAAGTAGAAAGATGCCGGGCATAGATGCTTTTTTTGAGGGAATCAGGAAGGGTGATATTACCTTGTTGAGCCAGGCGGTTACTCTGGTTGAGAGTTCGCTCCCCGAACATCAGCGCATAGCACAACAAATAATTGAGCGGTGTTTGCCCTATTCAGGTAAATCTATACGCCTGGGTATTACGGGTGTTCCGGGTGCAGGAAAAAGTACCACTATTGAAGCATTGGGAATGCATATTATTAGGCAGGGGGGTAAGCTGGCTGTATTGGCCATTGACCCCAGCAGCGAAAGATCCAAAGGAAGTATTTTGGGCGATAAAACACGAATGGAAGAGCTGTCGGCCGAAAAAAATGCCTACATACGTCCTTCACCTTCGGCGGGTTCCTTGGGAGGAGTGGCACGTAAAACACGCGAAACCATTATCCTTTGCGAAGCAGCCGGGTTCGATACCATCTTTATTGAAACAGTGGGAGTGGGCCAATCGGAAACAGCGGTGCATTCCATGGTCGATTTCTTTTTATTGATTATGCTATCCGGAGCCGGCGATGAGCTGCAGGGAATTAAACGGGGTATTATGGAAATGGCCGATGCCATAGCTATTAATAAAGCCGACGGTGACAACGTGGAACGCGCCAAGCTGGCCAAAAGGCAATATACAAATGCTTTGCACTTATTTCCTCCAACAAAATCGGGCTGGGTTCCACAGGTAAGCACCTGTTCGGCGCTGAATAAAACCGGTATCCCGCAAATTTGGGACATGGTGAACGAGTATGTTAAAAAAACACAGGCAAATGGCTATTTCGCACATCGTAGAAATGAGCAATCGCAATACTGGATGTTTGAATCGATAAACGAAAACTTAAAATCAAACTTCTACAACAATCCCCAAATAGCAAACCTTACTCAAACGTATAAACAAAAAGTGCTGAATGAGGAAATGAGTTCCTTTACGGCAGCAAACGAATTATTAAACAAGTACTTTAAAACAATTAAATAA
- a CDS encoding cation diffusion facilitator family transporter produces MGHTHEHSHHGHHHPELKGKNLFLAILLNVLITVAQVVGAIFSHSLSLMTDALHNLSDVMALGLSYVANRLARRKPTQKQSFGYKRAEILAAFINASTLLGISLYLIIEAAERLFTSKSVEVGGELVMWLAGLSIVANGLSVLLIQKDAKNSMNMRAAYLHLFSDMLTSIAVLIGGYLMSRFAWFWVDSLLSVGIAVYLIVSSWSLVVGALRVLMQFTPKGIDLDKITERIGKVTGVKNIHHVHVWQLTDHEIHFEAHVDCADDLKISEVDKVLNEIREILEHDFNIHHSTLQPEFRVCDDKSLIANG; encoded by the coding sequence ATGGGACACACACATGAGCACTCACATCACGGACACCATCATCCGGAATTAAAAGGGAAGAATTTATTTTTGGCCATTTTACTAAATGTGCTCATAACAGTTGCACAAGTCGTTGGCGCTATATTTAGCCATAGCCTTTCCCTGATGACGGATGCTTTGCATAACCTATCGGATGTAATGGCATTGGGACTCAGCTATGTGGCGAACAGGTTGGCCAGGAGGAAACCCACCCAAAAACAATCCTTCGGTTATAAGCGTGCCGAAATACTGGCAGCATTTATCAATGCATCCACTCTTTTGGGTATATCGCTTTATTTAATTATTGAAGCTGCCGAACGCCTCTTCACCTCCAAAAGTGTGGAAGTGGGCGGAGAATTAGTAATGTGGCTGGCCGGCCTTAGCATTGTGGCCAATGGTTTAAGCGTACTACTGATACAAAAAGATGCCAAAAACAGCATGAACATGAGAGCTGCCTATTTGCATCTATTTTCAGATATGCTTACATCCATTGCGGTTTTGATAGGGGGATATTTAATGAGCCGTTTTGCCTGGTTTTGGGTCGACAGCCTTTTATCTGTGGGCATTGCCGTTTATTTAATTGTATCCAGCTGGAGCCTCGTGGTTGGAGCCCTTCGGGTATTGATGCAATTTACGCCCAAAGGTATTGATTTGGATAAGATTACAGAAAGAATTGGTAAGGTGACGGGAGTAAAGAATATCCATCATGTGCACGTATGGCAACTCACCGACCACGAAATACACTTTGAAGCGCATGTTGATTGTGCCGACGATTTAAAAATATCCGAGGTAGATAAAGTGTTGAATGAGATAAGGGAAATATTAGAACACGATTTCAACATCCACCATTCCACCTTACAGCCTGAGTTTCGTGTGTGCGATGATAAATCACTGATTGCGAATGGGTAA
- a CDS encoding Ig-like domain-containing protein — MRHYIFGLLAMLLLLYSCANPGYPTGGPKDMDPPKIKKSTPKPNALNFNKKQITIEFDEIIKLNDVYQKFVVSPPLKKRPTIVERANKLSIEFDEEEVLQENTTYTLDFADAVEDNNEGNAIESFVFSFSTGEVVDSFAIMGNLWEAFDLAPVEGALVMVHKNLNDTAFTHDVPVRLGKTNKEGRFAIRNLSPGNYRVYAIEDGNRNYMFDQPGEYIAWLDTIVSPAMEYVEMPDTIAPDSVIYSEELVYTPNDLKLFLFKEESTQQYQLGEERKDSNTLAFFFNLPLEDFSLQPVLDEPFDEDWAVFEPTAKNDTMFVWITDSALYKRDTLTMAFSYLGLDSLNNPAQINDTVRMYYFELPKKKESRRQKKGVPEKVKTLQLARSPSTVDVYSSFDFIMPTPVKLMDETAIGLLEKVDTLWEERDFVLRQDSTFKRRYSVSRKWTPGANYLLSVDSAAIEDVYGLKNDSIGKKFSVKTLESYGVLLIDLGYGEDDWLLQLLDNSEKVVRQKYVPNSGKVGFEYLNVGSYSLKLVLDRNKNGKWDTGNYARKLQPEQVFYYPEKVDVRANWEVVVKWELEKFDIYDFVEKNRRPKKRDEL, encoded by the coding sequence ATGCGACATTATATTTTTGGTCTTCTGGCTATGCTGCTACTCCTGTACTCTTGTGCTAACCCCGGATATCCCACTGGCGGCCCTAAGGATATGGACCCTCCCAAAATAAAAAAGTCCACGCCTAAACCCAATGCTTTAAACTTCAATAAAAAGCAAATCACTATTGAGTTTGACGAAATTATAAAGCTGAATGATGTATATCAAAAATTTGTAGTTTCACCACCCTTAAAAAAAAGACCCACTATTGTAGAAAGGGCGAATAAGCTTTCTATTGAATTCGACGAAGAGGAGGTATTGCAAGAAAATACCACCTATACGCTGGATTTTGCCGATGCCGTTGAAGACAATAACGAAGGCAACGCTATTGAATCCTTTGTGTTTTCGTTTTCAACTGGCGAGGTAGTTGATTCGTTTGCTATTATGGGCAATTTATGGGAAGCATTTGATTTGGCACCCGTAGAAGGAGCTTTGGTGATGGTGCATAAAAACCTGAACGACACCGCCTTTACCCACGATGTGCCCGTGCGATTAGGAAAGACGAACAAAGAGGGGCGTTTTGCTATTCGTAACTTAAGCCCGGGTAATTACCGGGTTTACGCTATTGAAGACGGTAATCGTAATTATATGTTCGACCAACCCGGAGAATACATCGCCTGGTTAGATACCATTGTTTCGCCTGCCATGGAATATGTAGAAATGCCCGACACTATAGCACCCGACTCGGTTATTTATAGCGAGGAGCTGGTTTATACGCCCAACGATTTAAAGTTGTTCCTGTTTAAGGAGGAGAGCACCCAGCAATATCAACTGGGCGAAGAAAGAAAGGACTCCAATACCTTAGCCTTCTTTTTTAACCTTCCGTTGGAGGATTTTTCTTTACAACCGGTTTTAGACGAACCCTTTGACGAAGACTGGGCCGTGTTTGAACCTACCGCTAAAAATGACACCATGTTTGTTTGGATAACGGACAGTGCATTATACAAGAGGGATACCTTAACGATGGCATTTTCGTATTTAGGATTGGATTCCTTAAACAATCCGGCTCAAATCAACGATACGGTCAGAATGTATTATTTTGAGCTTCCTAAAAAGAAAGAAAGCCGCAGACAGAAGAAGGGCGTTCCTGAGAAAGTAAAAACATTACAACTGGCCAGATCCCCTTCTACGGTAGATGTATATAGCAGTTTCGACTTTATAATGCCTACGCCGGTAAAACTGATGGATGAAACAGCTATCGGCCTCCTTGAAAAAGTGGATACCCTATGGGAAGAAAGAGATTTTGTTTTACGTCAGGATTCCACTTTCAAACGCCGCTACTCGGTAAGTAGAAAATGGACCCCGGGTGCGAATTATCTTTTAAGCGTTGATTCGGCCGCCATAGAAGATGTGTATGGCCTAAAAAACGATTCGATAGGAAAAAAGTTTAGCGTAAAAACCCTGGAGTCCTACGGTGTATTGTTAATTGACCTGGGGTATGGCGAGGACGATTGGTTGTTGCAATTGCTGGACAACTCCGAAAAGGTGGTGCGTCAAAAATATGTACCCAATTCAGGGAAGGTGGGTTTTGAGTATCTTAATGTGGGTAGCTACAGCTTAAAACTGGTACTGGATAGAAATAAAAATGGCAAATGGGACACAGGCAACTACGCCCGGAAACTGCAACCCGAACAGGTGTTTTATTATCCTGAAAAAGTGGATGTCCGAGCCAATTGGGAGGTGGTAGTGAAATGGGAGCTGGAGAAATTTGATATATACGATTTTGTAGAAAAAAACAGAAGACCCAAGAAGCGGGATGAACTGTAG
- the lpdA gene encoding dihydrolipoyl dehydrogenase, whose amino-acid sequence MQYDLVVIGSGPGGYVGAIRASQLGLKVAVVEKAELGGVCLNWGCIPTKSLLKSAAVFEYIKHAEEYGIKIEGESKADFEAMVKRSRDVADGMSKGIQFLFKKNKIDIINGTGKLKDKQTVEVKKEDGSTENVSAKHIMLATGARSRELPNLPQDGEKVIGYRKALTLKKQPESMIVVGSGAIGSEFAYFYSSIGTKVTLVEYLPNIVPLEDEEVSKQLARSFKKANINVMVSSEVLSVDTGGNKVKAIIKTKKGEETLEADIVLSAVGIAPNLEGIGLEEVGVEVEKGKIKVDEFYRTSVEGVYAIGDIVPGQALAHVASAEAITCVEKIAGQNPQPIDYNNIPGCTYTSPEVASVGMTEAAAKEAGYELKIGKFPFSASGKASAAGHKDGFVKLLFDAKYGELLGAHLIGANVTEMVAELVVARKLEITGHELIKSIHPHPTISEAIMEAAAAAYGEVIHI is encoded by the coding sequence ATGCAATACGATTTAGTAGTTATAGGAAGTGGCCCGGGGGGCTATGTTGGAGCCATACGCGCTTCGCAATTAGGATTAAAGGTAGCCGTAGTAGAAAAAGCAGAACTGGGCGGTGTTTGTTTAAATTGGGGGTGTATTCCAACCAAATCGCTACTTAAAAGCGCGGCTGTTTTTGAATACATTAAACATGCCGAAGAGTACGGAATTAAAATAGAAGGTGAATCCAAAGCCGATTTTGAAGCCATGGTAAAACGCAGTCGCGATGTGGCGGATGGCATGAGTAAGGGCATCCAGTTTTTGTTTAAAAAAAATAAAATAGATATTATTAATGGAACCGGTAAGCTCAAAGACAAGCAAACCGTTGAAGTTAAAAAAGAAGATGGAAGCACCGAAAATGTTTCTGCCAAACACATCATGCTGGCAACCGGTGCCCGTAGCCGCGAGCTGCCCAACCTTCCCCAGGATGGTGAAAAAGTGATAGGTTACCGTAAGGCATTAACCCTTAAAAAACAACCTGAATCAATGATTGTGGTAGGTTCAGGCGCCATTGGAAGTGAGTTTGCTTATTTTTACAGTTCCATTGGCACAAAAGTTACCCTGGTAGAGTACTTGCCCAATATTGTACCCTTGGAAGATGAGGAAGTTTCGAAACAATTGGCACGCTCTTTTAAAAAGGCCAACATTAACGTGATGGTATCTTCAGAAGTGCTTAGCGTGGATACCGGTGGCAACAAGGTAAAAGCTATTATTAAAACTAAAAAAGGAGAAGAAACCCTTGAGGCGGACATTGTGCTTTCGGCAGTGGGCATTGCACCCAACCTGGAAGGCATAGGACTGGAAGAAGTAGGGGTTGAAGTGGAAAAAGGCAAAATAAAGGTAGACGAATTTTATCGCACTTCGGTAGAAGGTGTTTATGCTATTGGCGATATTGTTCCCGGTCAGGCACTTGCCCATGTTGCTTCGGCAGAGGCCATTACCTGTGTGGAAAAAATAGCAGGACAAAACCCCCAGCCCATTGATTATAACAACATACCGGGTTGTACCTATACATCGCCCGAAGTGGCCTCGGTTGGCATGACGGAAGCGGCAGCCAAAGAGGCCGGCTACGAGCTCAAAATCGGCAAGTTTCCCTTCTCGGCTTCAGGCAAGGCAAGTGCTGCCGGACACAAAGATGGCTTTGTGAAATTACTCTTCGATGCCAAATATGGCGAGCTGTTGGGTGCGCATTTAATTGGGGCAAACGTAACGGAGATGGTGGCCGAATTGGTTGTAGCCCGTAAATTAGAAATCACCGGACACGAATTAATTAAATCGATACATCCCCACCCCACCATATCGGAAGCCATTATGGAAGCAGCGGCTGCAGCCTACGGCGAGGTGATTCATATCTAA
- a CDS encoding lytic transglycosylase domain-containing protein → MRNVIGYFRNKTRVLCYVCFFIIGGVQAQPGTIPQFPEWMIEKRIHVLNYQTPILLNYNPSVQAYIDVYTVKRRKHLANIISRSKLYFPLFEEYLDKYNLPLELKYLAVIESALDPRAKSTSGAMGLWQFLYHAGSMFNLNVSTYMDQRCDPVLATEAACQYLEYLYRIFNDWQLALAAYNGGPGVVEKAIKRSGGIRDYWQLRPYLPDQVKGYVPAFIAANYVMHYHANYDIEVQAPKYSYRDLDTVMVQQSLTFQHISDVVGISMDDLTFLNPVFIKQTIPVGDKPVRLLLPIKYITAFVQNEALLYQMPERKKTPKESAFSEKTVHIVAKGEYFHKIAIQHGCTINDILKWNGITSRNLHPGQELIIWKQKNPQKFFFIKDEIDNLAERK, encoded by the coding sequence ATGAGGAATGTTATCGGTTATTTTCGTAACAAAACAAGGGTGCTTTGTTACGTGTGCTTTTTCATCATTGGCGGTGTACAAGCGCAGCCCGGCACTATTCCTCAGTTTCCGGAATGGATGATAGAAAAAAGGATACATGTGCTCAATTACCAAACACCCATTCTGTTAAACTATAACCCTAGCGTACAGGCTTATATTGATGTATATACAGTTAAGCGGCGTAAGCATTTGGCCAATATCATCAGTCGCTCCAAACTCTATTTCCCACTATTCGAAGAATACCTCGACAAATACAACCTGCCGCTCGAATTAAAATACTTGGCAGTCATCGAGTCCGCGCTGGATCCGCGCGCCAAGTCAACTTCAGGCGCTATGGGTTTATGGCAGTTTCTGTATCATGCCGGCAGCATGTTCAATTTAAACGTAAGCACCTATATGGATCAACGCTGCGACCCGGTTTTGGCCACCGAAGCTGCCTGCCAATACCTGGAATATCTATACCGTATTTTTAACGATTGGCAGTTGGCGCTGGCCGCATACAACGGAGGCCCCGGCGTGGTGGAAAAAGCCATTAAGCGCTCGGGTGGGATAAGAGATTATTGGCAGTTGCGCCCCTACCTGCCCGATCAGGTTAAAGGGTACGTACCTGCTTTTATCGCTGCCAATTATGTGATGCATTACCATGCTAACTACGATATTGAGGTACAAGCTCCGAAATACAGCTATCGCGATTTGGATACAGTTATGGTTCAGCAAAGCCTCACTTTTCAGCATATATCAGACGTGGTGGGCATAAGCATGGACGATCTTACCTTTTTAAACCCCGTTTTTATAAAGCAAACCATCCCCGTAGGTGACAAGCCTGTCCGCTTACTATTACCAATAAAGTACATCACGGCATTTGTACAAAACGAAGCTCTTTTATATCAAATGCCCGAGCGCAAAAAAACACCTAAGGAAAGTGCTTTTTCAGAAAAAACGGTGCATATTGTTGCCAAAGGAGAATATTTTCATAAAATAGCTATTCAGCATGGATGTACCATCAACGATATTCTAAAATGGAACGGTATAACAAGCAGGAATTTGCATCCGGGTCAGGAACTAATTATCTGGAAACAAAAGAACCCGCAAAAGTTCTTTTTTATCAAAGACGAAATTGATAATTTAGCCGAACGCAAATAG
- a CDS encoding DUF4837 family protein, whose product MKPYVYLLCLLSIVGISCKTQPNSDKPNPSGNAGVMVIVMNDAVKKTDAGKKLWDMMVQPMIGLPQEEPMFDVSVIPHRSLSDFLKTYRNLIIVEVGANIKEEGIQFFKGTWAKQQALVRIYAKDTDSMEKMVEKNEIKLVGFFAKAEQERLSTYFKSTFNQNLKTKIEDKFGFSMTVPRDFKLRKEENDFLWMSHETHNSSLGLIVYEIDYVGEGSFSREYLLNKRDEVLMNRIPGPSEGSYMTTEHQFPVNYQTIKIPSDTNVVVLRGLWKVQGDMMGGPFISMAHHNKQRNTMIITEGYSYNPEKPKKRNMVRQLEAILRSYEPLKKEK is encoded by the coding sequence ATGAAGCCATACGTTTATTTATTATGCTTGTTATCGATAGTTGGGATAAGTTGCAAAACGCAACCCAATTCGGATAAACCCAACCCCTCGGGAAATGCAGGAGTAATGGTTATTGTAATGAACGATGCTGTTAAAAAAACGGATGCAGGCAAAAAATTGTGGGACATGATGGTTCAGCCCATGATTGGTCTGCCGCAGGAAGAGCCCATGTTCGATGTGTCGGTTATCCCACACAGATCACTATCCGATTTTTTAAAAACCTATCGTAACCTGATTATTGTTGAAGTAGGAGCGAATATAAAGGAAGAAGGCATCCAGTTTTTCAAAGGAACGTGGGCCAAACAGCAGGCCTTGGTGCGGATATATGCCAAGGATACCGACAGCATGGAAAAGATGGTTGAAAAAAACGAAATTAAATTGGTAGGATTCTTTGCCAAAGCGGAGCAGGAACGCCTATCAACTTACTTTAAAAGCACTTTTAACCAAAACTTAAAAACAAAAATAGAAGATAAGTTTGGTTTCTCCATGACCGTACCACGTGATTTTAAACTGAGGAAAGAGGAGAATGATTTTTTATGGATGTCGCACGAAACACACAACTCAAGTTTGGGATTGATAGTTTACGAGATAGATTATGTGGGCGAAGGAAGTTTTTCAAGAGAGTACCTCTTAAATAAAAGAGACGAGGTATTGATGAACAGGATTCCCGGTCCTTCCGAAGGATCGTATATGACTACCGAGCATCAATTTCCGGTTAACTACCAGACTATTAAAATTCCCTCTGACACCAATGTGGTTGTATTACGTGGCCTCTGGAAAGTACAGGGCGATATGATGGGCGGCCCTTTTATCAGCATGGCTCATCATAACAAACAACGCAACACCATGATAATTACGGAGGGATATTCCTACAACCCCGAAAAACCTAAGAAGAGAAATATGGTTCGTCAGCTGGAAGCTATTTTACGTTCCTACGAACCCCTAAAAAAAGAAAAGTAA